Genomic segment of Streptomyces longhuiensis:
CGCGAAGATACGGGGCCGCGCGTTCTTCCGCGCCGCGTTCTACCTCCCGTACGTGACCGCGAGCGTCGCCCTGGTCGCGGTGTGGCAGTTCCTGTTCGGCTCGGACGGGTTCGTCAACCACCTGCTGGGCTCGCACGCTCCCGACCCGTCGTGGCTCGTGAACTCGCATCTCGCGATGCCGATGATCGCCGTCTTCGTGACCTGGAAGCAGCTCGGCTTCTTCGTGATGCTGTACCTGGCTTCGCTGCAGAACGTCGGCAAGGAGCTGTACGAGGCGTCCGCCATGGACGGCGCGGGCCGCGTGCGGCAGTTCTTCTCGGTGACCGTGCCCGGGGTGCGCCCGGCGACGACGCTCGTCGTGATCTACGCGATCATCACCGGCGCCAACCTGTTCAGCGAGCCCTATCTGCTGACCGGGGGCGGCGGTCCCGACCACGCCTCCACCTCGCCGGTACTGCTGATGTACCAGAAGGGCATCGAGCAGGGGCACCCCGACTTCGCGGCCGCGCTCGGCGTCGTCCTGGTCGCGTTCGTCATGGTCGTCTCGCTCGCCGCCCGCAAGCTCACCGAGAGGGGCAACTGACATGAGTGACACCCCGGAGAACCGCCACCGCGGCGGGAGCGCGGTCCGCTACATCCTGCTGTCGCTCGGTGCGGTCGCCTTCCTGTTCCCCTTCTACTACATGGTCGTCGGCTCGCTGCGCGGGACGACGGTCGGTGACCTGTCCGCCGCGGTCCCGTCCGGCCTGACCGGCGCCAACTACACGGCCGTCAACGGCGCGATCTCGCTGGGCCGTTCCCTGCTCAACTCGGGGATCATGACCATCGGCGTCCTGGTCTGCACGCTCGTCTTCGGCGTACTCGCCGGATACGCGCTCGCCCAGCTGCGCTTCCGCGGCAAAGCCGCGGTCTTCGCCGCGCTGCTCCTCGTACAGATGATCCCGTTCCAGCTGCTCACGCTGCCGCTGTACGTGCTCGTCGTCCGCGACTACGGGCTCGGCGACAACTACCTCGGCATGATCCTGCCGTTCGCGATCAACTCGACGGCCGTGTTCCTCTTCCGCCAGTTCTTCTCCCAGCTGCCGCAGTCCCTCTTCGAGGCGGCGCGGATCGACGGGGCGAGCGAGCTGCGGATCCTGTGGCAGATCGCGCTGCCGATGGCACGTCCGGCGGTGCTGACCGCGCTGCTGCTGACGTTCATCGGGCCGTGGAACGAGTTCCTGTGGCCGTTCCTGGTCACCAAGAACGCCGACATGCAGCCGCTGGCCGTCTCACTGGCCAGCTTCCTCTCCAACCTTCAGGGCACGGTCGCCAACCCGGCCGGTGCCCTGCTGGCCGGCGCATGCGTGCTGGCCGTCCCCGCCGTGGCCCTGTTCCTCCTGTTCCAGCGCCACTTCACCTCTACCGACATCGACTCCGGAGTAAAGGGCTGATCGCCATGAGCAACACCACCGTCGCCACCGACATCCCCTACCGCATGGTGCGCAAGGGCGTGGTCATGTCCCCCCTGGCCGGTGAGGCGAACGAGGTCGAGGGCGTCCTGAACCCCGCCTCCGGCCGCACCCCGGACGGCACGCTGCACCTGCTGCCGCGCCTGGTCGCCGAGGGCAACGTCTCCCGCGTCGGCCTCGCCGAGCTCACCTTCGACGAGACGGGCGTGCCCAGCGCCGTCGAGCGCCGTGGCGTCGTCCTCTCCCCCGACGAGGGCTGGGAGCGCGGCAAGAACAACGCCGGCGTCGAGGACCCCCGCATCACCTGGGTCCCCTCGCTCGGCAAGCACGTCATGTCGTACGTGGCCTACGGCCCGCTCGGTCCGAAGCCGGCGCTCGCCGTCTCCGAGAACCTCACCGACTGGACCCGCCTCGGGCCGATCCAGTTCCAGTACCAGGCCGACCTGGACACCGACCTCAACCTCTTCCCGAACAAGGACGTCGTCCACTTCCCCGAGCCCGTCCCGGGCCCGGACGGCGAGATGGCGTACGCGATGCTGCACCGCCCGATGTGGGACCTGGGCTGGTTCCGTCCGGGCGAGGGCGTGCACCTGCCCGCCGGTGTCACCGACGAGCGTCCCGGCATCTGGATCTCGTACGTGCCGGTCGCCGAGGTCGAGGCCGACATCCGCGCCCTGACCCGCCCGCGCGACCACCGTCTGCTGGCCCTGTCCGAGTTCCCGTGGGAGTCGCTGAAGATCGGCGGCGGCCCGGCCCCCATCCGCGTGCCCGAGGGCTGGCTGCTCATCCACCACGGTGTCTCCGGCTCCATCGAGGACCCGTGGGCGCAGAACCAGAAGGTGTCGTACGCCGCCGGCGCGATGATCCTCGACCCTGCCGACCCGTCGAAGGTGCTCGCGCGCTCCGACAAGCCGCTCATGGCCCCGGAGACCGAGGAGGAGATCTCGGGCACCGTCCCGAACGTCGTCTTCCCGACGGCGATCGAGGAGATCGACGGCCGGCTCTACGTCTTCTACGGCATGGCCGACGCGCACATCGGCGTCGCCCTCCTGGAGCGCACGGCATGACCGGCGGCGCCCTCGCACCCCTCGGAGTCGGCCTGGTCGGCTGCGGCGGTTTCGCCGAGTTCGTCCTGGACGCCGTCGCGGGCCTGCCAGGCCTGCGCCTCGCGGCCGTCGCCGACCCCTCGCGCGCACGCGCCGAGCGGCTCGGCGCGCGGCACGGCGTCCCGGCGCTCGCCTCCCTCGACGAGCTCCTCGAACGGGACGACGTGGCGGCCGTGCTGATCGCCACGCCGCCGGCCACCCACGCCGCGATGGCCATCACCGCGCTGCGTGCGGGGCGCCATGTCTTCTGCGAGAAGCCTCTCGCCACCACGGCCGAGGACGCCTCGGCGGTCGCCCACGAGGCCCGGCTCGCCGGGCGCGTCCTGGTCGTGGACCACGTGCTGCGCTACAACCCGCTGCTGCGGGCCGTGCGGCACCTCACCGAG
This window contains:
- a CDS encoding carbohydrate ABC transporter permease, whose translation is MSVNLQSAPAAVRDSAPARREGPRKARGRSRVGALFVSPYVLFLVVVFAVPLVYTVWISFHRFYFTAPGTDVDSPWVGLSNYKDVFTDPVVGRAFLNIVIFLVINVPLTVGVSLVLATALNAKIRGRAFFRAAFYLPYVTASVALVAVWQFLFGSDGFVNHLLGSHAPDPSWLVNSHLAMPMIAVFVTWKQLGFFVMLYLASLQNVGKELYEASAMDGAGRVRQFFSVTVPGVRPATTLVVIYAIITGANLFSEPYLLTGGGGPDHASTSPVLLMYQKGIEQGHPDFAAALGVVLVAFVMVVSLAARKLTERGN
- a CDS encoding carbohydrate ABC transporter permease, whose protein sequence is MSDTPENRHRGGSAVRYILLSLGAVAFLFPFYYMVVGSLRGTTVGDLSAAVPSGLTGANYTAVNGAISLGRSLLNSGIMTIGVLVCTLVFGVLAGYALAQLRFRGKAAVFAALLLVQMIPFQLLTLPLYVLVVRDYGLGDNYLGMILPFAINSTAVFLFRQFFSQLPQSLFEAARIDGASELRILWQIALPMARPAVLTALLLTFIGPWNEFLWPFLVTKNADMQPLAVSLASFLSNLQGTVANPAGALLAGACVLAVPAVALFLLFQRHFTSTDIDSGVKG
- a CDS encoding glycoside hydrolase family 130 protein, which gives rise to MSNTTVATDIPYRMVRKGVVMSPLAGEANEVEGVLNPASGRTPDGTLHLLPRLVAEGNVSRVGLAELTFDETGVPSAVERRGVVLSPDEGWERGKNNAGVEDPRITWVPSLGKHVMSYVAYGPLGPKPALAVSENLTDWTRLGPIQFQYQADLDTDLNLFPNKDVVHFPEPVPGPDGEMAYAMLHRPMWDLGWFRPGEGVHLPAGVTDERPGIWISYVPVAEVEADIRALTRPRDHRLLALSEFPWESLKIGGGPAPIRVPEGWLLIHHGVSGSIEDPWAQNQKVSYAAGAMILDPADPSKVLARSDKPLMAPETEEEISGTVPNVVFPTAIEEIDGRLYVFYGMADAHIGVALLERTA